A DNA window from Mycolicibacter terrae contains the following coding sequences:
- the leuD gene encoding 3-isopropylmalate dehydratase small subunit produces MEAFRTHTGIGVPLRRSNVDTDQIIPAVYLKRITRTGFEDGLFATWRSDPSFILNLKPFDQGSVLVAGPDFGTGSSREHAVWALLDYGFRVVISSRFADIFRGNAGKAGLLAAQVAQDDVELLWKLIEQSPGLEITVNLQDRNITAGTAVVAFTIDDYTAWRLSEGLDDIGLTLRKLDEIDSFEATRPSWKPRTVPTP; encoded by the coding sequence ATGGAAGCTTTTCGCACCCACACCGGAATCGGAGTCCCGCTTCGGCGGTCCAATGTCGACACCGACCAGATCATTCCCGCGGTCTATTTGAAGCGCATCACCCGGACGGGATTCGAGGACGGCCTGTTCGCCACCTGGCGATCCGACCCGTCGTTCATCCTGAATCTCAAGCCGTTCGACCAAGGTTCGGTGCTGGTCGCCGGGCCGGACTTCGGTACCGGCTCATCGCGGGAGCATGCGGTGTGGGCACTGCTCGACTACGGCTTCCGGGTGGTGATCTCCTCTCGCTTCGCCGACATCTTCCGCGGCAATGCCGGCAAGGCGGGGTTGCTGGCGGCTCAGGTCGCCCAGGACGACGTGGAACTGCTCTGGAAACTCATCGAACAGAGCCCGGGACTGGAAATCACTGTCAATCTTCAAGATCGGAATATCACGGCCGGAACGGCGGTGGTGGCGTTCACTATTGACGACTACACCGCCTGGCGATTGTCTGAGGGGCTCGACGATATAGGCCTTACGCTGCGGAAACTCGATGAAATCGATTCCTTTGAGGCGACCCGCCCAAGCTGGAAACCGCGGACGGTTCCGACCCCCTGA
- a CDS encoding HU family DNA-binding protein, which produces MNKAELIEVLTKELDTDRRSATEAVEHFVNAIVRAVHKGESVTITGFGVFERRRRAARVARNPRTGETVKVKPTSVPAFRPGAQFKAIVSGAQRVPSEGLAVKRGAGAGTTAAKKAAKKSPAKKATKAAAKKTAAKAPARKAAKAAPKKATKATKATKATKAAVKKAPAKKVTAKKTAAKKAPAKKVTAKKTAAKKAPVRKAATKAPAKKATAKKTAAKKAPAKKATKATARKGRK; this is translated from the coding sequence ATGAACAAAGCAGAGCTCATCGAGGTGCTCACAAAGGAATTGGACACCGACCGTCGGTCGGCGACAGAAGCCGTGGAGCACTTCGTCAATGCCATTGTGCGCGCCGTCCACAAGGGTGAGAGCGTCACCATCACCGGGTTCGGCGTGTTCGAGCGCCGTCGTCGCGCCGCGCGCGTGGCCCGCAATCCCCGCACCGGTGAGACGGTCAAGGTGAAGCCGACATCTGTCCCCGCATTCCGTCCGGGCGCACAGTTCAAGGCGATTGTTTCTGGCGCGCAGCGCGTCCCGTCCGAGGGGCTCGCCGTCAAGCGTGGTGCCGGTGCCGGTACCACTGCGGCGAAGAAGGCGGCGAAGAAGTCGCCGGCCAAGAAGGCCACCAAGGCCGCCGCTAAGAAGACTGCGGCCAAGGCTCCGGCGCGCAAGGCCGCCAAGGCCGCGCCGAAGAAGGCCACCAAGGCGACCAAGGCGACCAAGGCCACCAAGGCCGCAGTCAAGAAGGCGCCGGCGAAGAAGGTCACCGCCAAGAAGACGGCCGCCAAGAAGGCTCCGGCCAAGAAGGTGACCGCCAAGAAGACGGCGGCCAAGAAGGCTCCGGTCCGCAAGGCCGCAACCAAGGCTCCGGCCAAGAAGGCCACCGCCAAGAAGACGGCGGCCAAGAAGGCTCCGGCCAAGAAGGCCACCAAGGCCACCGCACGAAAAGGCCGTAAGTAA